A part of Gossypium hirsutum isolate 1008001.06 chromosome A07, Gossypium_hirsutum_v2.1, whole genome shotgun sequence genomic DNA contains:
- the LOC121231884 gene encoding probable galacturonosyltransferase 9 has protein sequence MAIAVRSSRGGGSGGVGAGFRSLFSYRIFISALFSLLFIVTVSVLLTSRPPPTHHHSRLPSGANAYMHRTFLALNSDPLKTRLDLIYKQANDHITLVKTYAAYARKLKLENSKQLKMFDDLAKNFSDLTSKPSLFETDGNLDEDVLRQFEKEVKDRVKFARLMVAESKENYDNQLKIQKLKDTIFSVSESLGKAKKNGALASSIAAKSIPKSLHCLAMRLVEERISHPEKYKEESPTAEFEDPSLYHYAVFSDNVIAVSVVVRSVVKNAEEPWKHVFHVVTDRMNVAAMKVWFRMRPVEGGAHLEVKAVEDYSFLNSSYAPVLRQIESAKKQRFNFEKTTENVTKDGSNMKLKNPESMSMLNHLRFYLPEMYPKLHKILLLDDDVVVQKDLTGLWKIDLAGKVNGAVETCFGSFHRFSQYLNFTHPLIKERFNPKACAWAYGMNIFDLDAWRREKCTETYEEWQNLNEDRTLWKLDALPPGLITFYSLTKSLDKSWHVLGLGYNPSISMDEINNAAVIHYNGNMKPWLDIAMNQYKNLWTKYVDNDMEFVQMCNFGV, from the exons ATGGCTATCGCCGTCAGGAGCAGTCGAGGCGGCGGATCAGGCGGAGTTGGGGCTGGTTTCCGTAGTTTGTTTTCTTACAGGATCTTCATCTCTGCCTTGTTTTCCCTTCTCTTCATTGTCACTGTCTCCGTTCTCCTCACTTCTCGTCCTCCTCCAACGCATCACCACTCT AGGCTTCCAAGTGGCGCAAATGCTTACATGCATAGAACATTTCTGGCTTTGAATTCAGATCCTCTCAAAACAAGGTTAGATTTGATATACAAGCAAGCCAATGATCATATCACATTAGTGAAAACATATGCAGCTTACGCAAGAAAGTTAAAGCTTGAAAATTCAAAGCAATTGAAAATGTTTGATGATTTAGCTAAGAACTTCTCAGATCTTACGTCAAAACCGAGTTTGTTTGAAACAGATGGGAATTTAGATGAGGATGTTTTAAGGCAGTTTGAGAAAGAAGTGAAAGATAGAGTGAAATTTGCTAGGTTGATGGTAGCTGAATCTAAAGAGAATTATGATAATCAGTTGAAAATTCAGAAGTTGAAAGATACCATTTTCTCTGTTAGTGAATCATTAGGTAAGGCAAAAAAGAATGGAGCTTTAGCGAGCTCTATTGCTGCTAAATCTATTCCTAAGAGTTTGCATTGCTTGGCAATGAGGCTTGTGGAGGAGAGAATTTCACACCCGGAGAAGTATAAGGAAGAGTCGCCTACGGCTGAGTTTGAGGATCCTAGTTTGTATCATTATGCTGTATTTTCAGATAATGTGATTGCAGTTTCTGTGGTGGTGAGGTCCGTGGTGAAGAATGCGGAGGAGCCTTGGAAACATGTGTTCCATGTGGTGACCGATAGAATGAATGTGGCTGCTATGAAAGTTTGGTTTAGAATGAGACCTGTGGAAGGGGGTGCTCATTTGGAGGTGAAGGCAGTGGAAGATTATAGTTTCTTGAATTCTTCATATGCCCCAGTGTTGAGGCAGATTGAGTCTGCTAAGAAGCAGaggtttaactttgaaaaaacaACAGAGAATGTGACGAAAGATGGGAGTAACATGAAGTTAAAAAACCCCGAGTCTATGTCGATGTTGAATCACCTTAGGTTTTATTTGCCTGAAATGTACCCAAAATTGCATAAGATTTTGTTATTGGATGATGATGTTGTGGTTCAAAAGGACTTGACAGGGTTGTGGAAGATAGATCTGGCTGGAAAGGTAAATGGGGCTGTTGAGACCTGCTTTGGGTCGTTTCATCGTTTTTCTCAGTATTTGAACTTTACACATCCTCTAATTAAGGAGAGATTTAATCCCAAGGCTTGTGCCTGGGCATATGGGATGAATATTTTTGATCTTGATGCTTGGAGGCGTGAGAAATGCACGGAAACTTATGAGGAGTGGCAAAACTTG AATGAGGATCGAACTCTATGGAAATTGGATGCTCTTCCGCCTGGCCTGATCACATTCTACTCATTGACTAAATCATTGGACAAATCTTGGCACGTGCTCGGTCTTGGATACAATCCAAGCATTAGCATGGATGAGATCAACAATGCTGCAGTCATTCATTATAATGGAAACATGAAACCTTGGCTCGACATTGCTATGAACCAATACAAGAATCTTTGGACTAAATATGTGGATAATGATATGGAGTTTGTGCAGATGTGCAATTTCGGAGTTTAG